From Osmerus eperlanus chromosome 28, fOsmEpe2.1, whole genome shotgun sequence, the proteins below share one genomic window:
- the entr1 gene encoding endosome-associated-trafficking regulator 1 — protein sequence MSKPKTSAKTLIIEDDEVQEDGDELNPFSFKEFIRSKNKDPDMNTDSDETFYPMRKKTYGSSLLSDREYPSYSNLDGTPQPGEESEEDWAGSYEPSALEDAQEFVLSRTADCSTYSDPSSLGTEEEVSWQEEQGEEPSLLEESLWQGSRQGPVNYEGDDETSMVELSFRTQTGRPEGKRNHLQKLQDENAQLRKNVRSLLKKAEIDDRRLRELTEELHKKRLQDEREAQALETMVHSVEQNLHLMTKRAVKAENSVTRLKQELHQLQGQMEGYQCENERLRAGETTALNTMRQNAQAASEYLNKAALNAETSIKQLLTGAETLCLVSQLLHSIDKISDLQAEN from the exons ATGTCAAAACCGAAAACTTCTGCAAAAACTTTAATTATCGAAGATG ATGAAGTCCAAGAGGATGGAGACGAATTGAATCCCTTCTCCTTCAAAGAGTTTATCCGCAGCAAGAACAAGGACCCTGATATGAATACAGATTCAGATGAAACCTTCTACCCAATGAGAAAG AAGACGTACGGTAGCAGCCTCCTATCAGACAGAGAGTATCCGTCCTACAGCAACCTGGACGGGACACCACAGCCAGGGGAAGAGTCTGAGGAGGACTGGGCCGGGAGCTACGAGCCCTCAGCCTTGGAGGACGCCCAGGAGTTTGTGCTGAGCAGAACCGCAGACTGCAGCACGTATTCAGACCCGTCCTCCCTCGGCACCGAGGAGGAGGTGTCGTGGCAGGAGGAGCAAGGAGAGGAGCCGTCTTTGCTTGAGGAGTCGCTGTGGCAGGGCTCCAGGCAAGGCCCGGTGAACTATGAAGGGGATGATGAGACGTCGATGGTGGAGCTCTCCTTCCGGACCCAGACTGGCAGGCCGGAAGGGAAGAGGAACCATCTGCAGAAG CTGCAGGACGAGAACGCTCAGCTCAGGAAGAACGTCAGATCTCTGCTGAAGAAGGCCGAGATTGACGATCGCAG ACTTCGAGAGCTCACAGAGGAACTGCATAAGAAGAGACTCCAGGATGAAAGGGAGGCCCAGGCCTTGGAGACCATGGTCCATTCTGTAGAACAGAACCTGCACTTGATGACA AAACGAGCAGTGAAGGCTGAGAACAGTGTGACCAGACTGAAGCAGGAGCTTCACCAGTTGCAG GGCCAGATGGAGGGCTATCAGTGTGAGAACGAGAGGCTGCGAGCAGGAGAGACGACCGCCCTGAACACCATGAGGCAGAATGCTCAGGCGGCGTCAGAGTACCTCAACAAAGCTGCTCTCAACGCAGAGACATCCATCAA GCAGTTGCTGACTGGAGCAGAGACCTTGTGTTTGGTGTCTCAACTACTGCACTCCATCGACAAGATAAGCGACCTTCAGGCTGAAAACTGA